A region from the Natronoarchaeum mannanilyticum genome encodes:
- a CDS encoding cation-transporting P-type ATPase, whose protein sequence is MGDVVESVAIFAVLVVNGAIGFVTEMRAISSIESLQDITEIEARVRRAGDEATIPAGEFVPGDIVILEAGDLVPADLRIIESSNLRVDESALTGESVPVGKTSDPLDEDVPLAERENMLYKGTYVTRGSAEAVVVATGSDTELGHISASLQETAEGETPLQEKIDNLGRKLVPFLLLVAAIVLVSGWLRGQDLFLMVETAVALAIAAVPEGLPIVATLVLGRGMWRMADRNALITNLASVETLGSTTIICTDKTGTLTENRMTVAEYELANGAVEITGTGLETEGSFRHGDRELDEPEDPVVREALEVGVLCNNASVSDQTGEVETTGDPMEVALLIAGIKGGIDQSELLESMPEAREVSFDPSVKMMATYHETDEGYTVAVKGAPRAVIDSAERVATDGDAETLSESDREEWLRKSDRMADEGLRVLALARKEVDSAEDPPYEDLSLLGLVGFIDPPREEVKPTIQRCQDAGIRVVMATGDHAGTARNIARGVGLVDTDDVDVIEGSEFDDPETLSQEETDRFVNASVFARVDPEDKLDLIDIHQTVGSIVAMTGDGVNDAPALKKADIGVAMGQRGTQVAQEASDMILRDDNFESIYHAVREGRIIFNNIRKFVIYLISSNLSALLTILIAALLAFPLPLLPLQILFLNVVTDVFPALALGACGGSDDIMDRPPRNPEEPILTRTHWAELGVYGLVISAATIGAFVIGGGLYAGGMGTDEAVTISFLTLAFAKLWHVFNVRDVASGVLMNEVTENPYVWGALGLSALILVGAVYLPGISLALSTAPIGLDGWLVVVGMSLVPLGFGQIEREFRRRVGTPKLGTMLERALPD, encoded by the coding sequence ATGGGTGACGTCGTCGAGAGCGTCGCGATCTTCGCCGTTCTCGTCGTCAACGGTGCGATCGGCTTCGTTACCGAGATGCGCGCTATCAGCTCGATCGAGAGTCTCCAGGACATCACGGAGATCGAAGCGCGGGTTCGGCGGGCCGGTGACGAAGCGACCATCCCTGCAGGAGAATTCGTTCCGGGCGACATCGTGATTCTCGAGGCAGGCGACCTCGTCCCGGCTGATTTACGCATTATCGAATCGTCGAATCTCCGGGTCGACGAGTCCGCTCTTACCGGCGAATCGGTTCCCGTGGGGAAGACGAGCGATCCCCTCGACGAGGACGTTCCGCTCGCCGAGCGGGAGAATATGCTCTACAAGGGAACGTACGTGACGAGAGGGTCCGCCGAGGCGGTCGTCGTAGCGACGGGCTCGGACACGGAGTTAGGACACATTTCGGCCTCGCTTCAAGAAACGGCCGAGGGAGAGACGCCGCTGCAGGAGAAAATCGATAACCTCGGGCGAAAACTCGTCCCGTTTCTGCTGCTGGTGGCAGCGATCGTCCTGGTGTCCGGGTGGCTCAGAGGGCAGGACCTGTTCCTGATGGTGGAGACGGCGGTCGCACTGGCTATCGCCGCCGTCCCGGAGGGGCTTCCCATCGTCGCCACGCTGGTCCTGGGGCGAGGGATGTGGCGGATGGCAGATCGCAACGCGCTGATCACCAATCTGGCGTCCGTCGAGACGCTCGGCTCAACCACTATCATCTGTACCGACAAGACGGGGACGCTGACGGAAAACCGGATGACCGTCGCCGAGTACGAGCTGGCGAACGGCGCGGTCGAGATCACCGGGACCGGCCTCGAGACGGAAGGGTCGTTCAGACACGGCGATCGGGAACTGGACGAACCGGAGGATCCCGTCGTACGAGAAGCGCTCGAAGTGGGTGTGCTGTGTAATAATGCGTCCGTGTCCGACCAAACGGGCGAAGTGGAAACGACGGGTGACCCGATGGAGGTAGCGCTCCTGATCGCGGGGATAAAAGGCGGCATCGACCAGAGCGAACTTCTCGAATCGATGCCGGAGGCCCGCGAGGTATCCTTCGATCCGTCGGTCAAGATGATGGCAACGTATCACGAAACGGACGAGGGATACACAGTCGCCGTGAAAGGCGCACCCAGGGCCGTCATCGATTCAGCCGAGCGGGTCGCGACGGACGGCGACGCCGAGACGCTGTCAGAAAGCGATCGGGAGGAGTGGCTCCGGAAGAGCGACCGAATGGCTGACGAGGGGTTGCGGGTTCTAGCCCTGGCGCGAAAGGAGGTCGACAGCGCGGAGGATCCGCCGTACGAGGACCTGTCGTTGCTCGGCTTGGTCGGGTTCATCGATCCACCCCGGGAGGAGGTCAAACCGACCATCCAGCGGTGCCAGGACGCCGGCATACGGGTCGTCATGGCGACCGGCGATCACGCGGGGACCGCGAGAAACATCGCCCGCGGCGTGGGACTGGTGGATACTGACGACGTCGACGTAATCGAAGGCAGCGAATTTGACGATCCGGAGACTCTCTCACAGGAGGAAACGGATCGGTTCGTGAACGCGTCCGTGTTCGCGCGGGTCGATCCCGAGGACAAGCTCGATTTGATCGATATCCACCAGACGGTCGGCTCGATCGTGGCCATGACGGGCGACGGTGTCAACGACGCGCCGGCGTTGAAGAAAGCCGACATCGGCGTCGCCATGGGACAGCGCGGGACGCAAGTTGCCCAGGAAGCGTCGGATATGATCCTCCGCGACGACAACTTCGAGAGCATCTATCACGCCGTCAGAGAGGGGCGGATCATCTTCAACAACATCCGGAAGTTCGTGATATACCTGATATCCAGCAATCTCAGCGCGTTGCTAACGATCTTGATCGCCGCGCTGTTGGCCTTCCCGCTCCCGTTGCTCCCCCTGCAGATCCTGTTTCTCAACGTCGTGACCGACGTCTTCCCGGCCCTGGCGCTCGGCGCCTGCGGCGGCAGCGATGATATCATGGATCGGCCGCCGCGGAATCCCGAGGAACCGATCCTGACGAGAACCCACTGGGCCGAACTGGGAGTGTACGGCCTCGTGATTTCGGCCGCAACGATCGGCGCGTTCGTGATCGGCGGCGGGCTGTACGCCGGCGGCATGGGGACCGACGAGGCCGTCACGATCTCGTTTCTCACGTTAGCGTTCGCCAAGCTCTGGCACGTTTTCAACGTTCGGGACGTCGCCTCCGGGGTCTTGATGAACGAGGTCACGGAGAACCCGTACGTCTGGGGCGCGCTCGGGCTATCCGCGCTGATTCTGGTCGGCGCAGTCTACCTACCCGGCATCTCCCTGGCGCTGAGCACCGCTCCGATCGGCCTCGACGGGTGGCTGGTGGTGGTCGGAATGAGCTTGGTTCCCCTCGGTTTCGGCCAGATCGAGCGTGAATTCCGGCGACGGGTTGGGACACCCAAACTCGGAACGATGCTCGAACGGGCGCTTCCCGACTAG
- a CDS encoding CBS domain-containing protein: protein MLVRIAVEDVMRRDVAVVTPETAAREVARTLRDAAVGAVIVDADPQGIVTQTDIVDLIAADRDTTTVRAADLMSSPLVTIAPEETIEVAAGKMDRHDIKRLAVTEGRDIVGIITTDGVSDYVPKLANRESKRTHDLDSRLGVSYAEEDWEFERVDDTREGRIDVGDTVRFTKRIDDADVQAFARASGDTNRLHLDETFADETQFGERIVHGVLAVGVISAALARLPGLTIYLSQEISFREPIAVGETVTAMCEFVDRLGDNRYRLATRVFGEDGTVAIDGTATVLVQELPD, encoded by the coding sequence ATGCTCGTACGGATAGCCGTCGAAGACGTGATGCGCCGCGACGTTGCGGTCGTTACCCCCGAAACGGCCGCCCGGGAAGTCGCGCGGACGTTACGAGACGCCGCTGTCGGTGCGGTGATCGTCGACGCCGATCCGCAGGGGATCGTCACCCAGACCGACATCGTCGACCTGATAGCGGCCGACCGGGATACGACGACCGTGCGCGCGGCCGATCTCATGTCGTCGCCGCTGGTGACGATCGCCCCCGAAGAGACGATCGAGGTCGCCGCCGGGAAGATGGACCGCCACGATATCAAGCGGCTCGCCGTCACCGAAGGCCGCGACATCGTCGGTATCATCACGACCGACGGTGTTTCCGACTACGTCCCGAAGCTCGCGAACCGCGAGTCGAAGCGCACCCACGATCTGGATTCCCGACTCGGCGTCTCCTACGCCGAGGAGGACTGGGAGTTCGAGCGCGTAGACGATACGAGGGAGGGTCGGATCGATGTCGGCGACACGGTCCGGTTTACGAAGCGGATCGATGACGCCGACGTCCAGGCGTTCGCACGGGCCAGCGGCGACACGAACCGCCTTCATCTCGACGAAACGTTCGCCGACGAAACCCAGTTTGGCGAGCGGATCGTCCACGGCGTCCTCGCGGTCGGGGTGATCAGCGCCGCCCTGGCTCGTCTGCCCGGCCTCACGATCTACCTCTCACAGGAGATCAGCTTCCGGGAACCGATCGCGGTCGGCGAAACGGTGACCGCGATGTGCGAATTCGTCGACAGGCTCGGGGACAACCGCTACCGACTGGCGACGCGGGTGTTCGGCGAGGACGGTACCGTAGCTATCGACGGCACCGCTACGGTGCTCGTACAGGAACTCCCGGACTGA
- a CDS encoding CBS domain-containing protein has product MPIENLARSDVVTSSPEASIEDLATEMRDEEVGSILITDDGELRGIVTDRDLTIRVLARQADPSDLSAEDVMSSDLCTIERGAGFYQATELMAEHGVRRLPVCDDDDALVGIITVDDLNELLADEQEGLADVIRAQRPPY; this is encoded by the coding sequence ATGCCAATCGAAAATCTCGCACGGAGTGATGTCGTCACTTCGAGCCCGGAAGCATCGATCGAAGACCTCGCGACCGAGATGCGCGACGAAGAGGTCGGGAGTATCCTGATCACCGACGACGGCGAGCTGCGGGGGATCGTTACCGACAGAGATCTGACGATCCGCGTGTTAGCTCGACAGGCCGACCCGAGCGATCTCAGCGCCGAAGACGTGATGTCGTCCGACCTGTGTACGATCGAGCGCGGCGCCGGATTCTACCAGGCCACCGAGTTGATGGCCGAGCACGGGGTTCGCCGATTACCCGTCTGCGACGATGACGACGCGTTGGTCGGTATCATCACCGTCGACGACCTGAACGAACTGCTCGCCGACGAGCAGGAAGGACTGGCTGACGTGATCCGGGCGCAGCGCCCGCCGTACTAG
- a CDS encoding universal stress protein, translating into MTFVVPFDGSEMATAALARAVEYADALDEEVVAVSVVSERKRYAREKGWIGEEQAFDVDNVVSRLRDQVTELAPDATFEHERIREYPPAREIANEIASVAEQYDPTVMFLGSENVGRVVTPLTSIGANVASDLTYDVYVVRHTTPPRLDEIEAHPEFYQDTTT; encoded by the coding sequence ATGACGTTCGTCGTTCCATTCGACGGATCGGAGATGGCTACCGCCGCTCTCGCCAGGGCGGTCGAGTACGCTGACGCCCTCGACGAGGAGGTCGTCGCTGTGAGCGTCGTGTCCGAGCGCAAACGGTACGCTCGAGAAAAAGGCTGGATCGGCGAGGAGCAGGCATTTGACGTCGACAACGTCGTCAGCCGGCTTCGTGACCAGGTGACGGAGCTCGCTCCGGACGCCACGTTCGAGCACGAACGCATCCGCGAATATCCGCCAGCCAGAGAGATCGCAAACGAGATCGCCAGCGTCGCCGAACAGTACGATCCGACCGTCATGTTCCTCGGGAGCGAGAACGTCGGTCGCGTCGTCACACCGCTCACGAGTATCGGCGCCAACGTCGCGAGTGATCTCACCTACGACGTGTACGTCGTTCGCCATACCACACCGCCGCGACTGGACGAGATCGAGGCGCACCCGGAATTTTATCAAGATACTACTACGTAG
- the fabG gene encoding 3-oxoacyl-ACP reductase FabG produces MTVDNAVSIVTGGARGIGKGIAEVLAAEGATVVVADIDEDVAKEAADELPGDAMAVGVDVSDPAETEALAETVVDEYGRIDVLCANAGIFPSAPIEEMTVEDWDEVTDVNAKGAFLCVKACLPHMRTQDYGRIVFTSSITGPMVGYPGWAHYGASKAAMLGFVRTAAIEVADRDITINAVLPGNVRTGGLDDLGEDYLDRMRESIPKGELGTPEDIGHAVAFLASEEAGYITGTTLVVDGGQTLPESQLALEEMD; encoded by the coding sequence ATGACTGTCGATAACGCGGTCTCGATCGTGACTGGGGGAGCTCGTGGTATCGGGAAGGGCATCGCTGAGGTGCTCGCTGCCGAAGGTGCGACCGTCGTCGTGGCCGACATCGACGAAGATGTTGCCAAGGAGGCGGCTGACGAGCTGCCAGGGGACGCGATGGCCGTGGGCGTCGACGTTTCCGATCCCGCGGAGACGGAGGCGCTCGCGGAGACCGTCGTCGACGAGTACGGACGGATCGACGTGCTATGTGCAAACGCCGGCATCTTCCCCTCGGCGCCCATCGAGGAGATGACGGTCGAGGACTGGGACGAGGTCACCGACGTTAACGCGAAGGGCGCGTTCCTGTGTGTCAAAGCGTGCCTTCCCCACATGAGAACCCAGGATTACGGGCGGATCGTGTTCACGTCGTCGATCACGGGGCCGATGGTCGGGTACCCCGGGTGGGCCCACTACGGTGCGAGCAAGGCCGCGATGCTGGGATTCGTCCGGACGGCCGCGATAGAAGTCGCCGACCGGGACATCACGATCAACGCGGTGCTCCCCGGGAACGTCCGAACTGGCGGGCTCGACGACCTCGGCGAGGACTACCTCGACCGGATGCGCGAGTCCATCCCGAAAGGCGAACTCGGCACGCCGGAAGACATCGGTCACGCCGTAGCGTTTCTCGCCTCCGAGGAGGCCGGGTACATCACCGGGACGACGCTCGTGGTCGACGGCGGGCAGACGCTCCCCGAATCACAGCTCGCACTGGAGGAGATGGACTGA
- a CDS encoding pyridoxamine 5'-phosphate oxidase family protein has product MESLRWLQLTDDERTEFLGQGGTGVLSFATTSDDSPVSFPVSYGYDADQPAFYFRLSFPPDSRKEDLVDRPVSFVSHAQADEGWRSVVATGSLEEISDLPHESMAVQGMWAIRIPTVDVFEQPPEETTFRYFRLLPDSLTGRKEVSHGD; this is encoded by the coding sequence ATGGAATCGCTTCGGTGGCTACAACTGACTGACGACGAGCGAACCGAGTTCCTGGGACAGGGCGGGACGGGCGTGCTCTCGTTTGCGACGACGAGCGACGACTCTCCCGTCTCGTTCCCGGTGTCGTACGGCTACGACGCCGACCAGCCGGCGTTCTACTTCCGACTCTCGTTTCCCCCGGATAGCCGGAAAGAGGACCTCGTCGACCGACCGGTTTCCTTCGTTTCGCACGCCCAGGCAGACGAGGGGTGGCGGAGCGTCGTCGCGACGGGATCGCTCGAAGAGATATCGGACTTGCCTCACGAATCGATGGCCGTGCAGGGGATGTGGGCGATCCGGATTCCCACCGTGGACGTGTTCGAGCAACCGCCCGAAGAAACTACCTTCCGGTACTTCCGGCTCCTCCCCGACTCGCTGACCGGTCGCAAGGAAGTGTCCCACGGGGATTGA
- a CDS encoding pyridoxamine 5'-phosphate oxidase family protein produces MSLDELQAYGLVQMNDDEIRGFLSNQSVGILALPASTAPYVIPISFGYDGDSSLYFTYLVGSESRKVELSDRADAATFLVYSVDSTFNWESACLTGQLEAVPESEWDAIREIADEMWRPSALRSAELSGGVKVYEFRIEEQSGVKHTGLPPELATDADENRSD; encoded by the coding sequence ATGTCACTCGACGAACTCCAAGCGTACGGTCTGGTTCAAATGAACGACGACGAGATAAGGGGGTTCCTGTCGAACCAGAGCGTAGGCATTCTCGCCCTGCCGGCGTCGACAGCACCCTACGTCATCCCGATATCGTTCGGCTACGACGGCGATTCGAGCCTGTACTTCACCTACCTGGTCGGTTCCGAGAGTCGCAAAGTGGAGTTGAGCGACCGCGCCGACGCGGCTACGTTCCTCGTTTACTCGGTCGATTCGACGTTCAACTGGGAGAGCGCGTGCCTGACCGGCCAACTCGAAGCGGTACCCGAGTCTGAGTGGGATGCGATCCGAGAGATTGCAGACGAGATGTGGCGTCCGAGCGCTCTCCGGAGCGCCGAACTGTCGGGGGGTGTCAAAGTGTACGAGTTCCGGATCGAGGAGCAGTCGGGCGTCAAGCACACCGGCCTGCCACCGGAACTCGCCACCGATGCGGACGAGAATCGCTCCGACTGA
- a CDS encoding sulfatase, translated as MDVSTPNVVLIHAHDLGRYLGCYGTDIDTPAIDEFAENGALFENHFVTAPQCSPSRGSLMTGRHPHVNGLMGLAHGDWELHDDERILPHYLSDAGYETHLFGLQHISQDTDRLRYDHIHSEGNLYPGVSPTVHQANKARNVASVVASFLERGGFDTPFFASVGFFECHRTEEETGRFGFHGAQYDFDDPEEIQPLPYLPDRRGLRHDLAEMRGMVYAIDDAVGTILDAIEEAELADETVVVFTTEHGIAFPRAKGSCYDAGLEAALVLRVPDVAEDGRRYDELLSNVDVLPTLLELVDLDVPDEIEGRSFLGLLTDREYDPRERVFAEMSWHDLYNPVRAIRTERYKYIRSFWRLPKAYLPKDIFASESGREVRERYCIPTRPYEELYDLRDAPQEDDNVAFEPRYQDVRESLSRQLYEWMDETDDPLLDGPIVPGNYEQMLRWPHESA; from the coding sequence ATGGACGTCTCGACCCCGAACGTCGTGTTGATCCACGCGCACGACCTCGGTCGATACCTCGGCTGTTACGGGACGGATATCGACACGCCGGCTATCGACGAGTTCGCGGAGAACGGCGCGCTCTTCGAGAACCACTTCGTCACCGCGCCCCAGTGTTCGCCGAGTCGAGGCAGCCTGATGACCGGCCGCCACCCCCACGTCAACGGGCTGATGGGTCTGGCCCACGGGGACTGGGAACTACACGACGACGAGCGGATCCTGCCCCACTACCTGAGCGACGCGGGCTACGAGACGCACCTGTTCGGGCTCCAGCACATAAGTCAAGATACAGACCGACTCCGATACGACCACATCCACTCGGAGGGAAACCTGTACCCGGGAGTGTCGCCGACGGTCCATCAGGCGAACAAGGCGCGCAACGTCGCGTCGGTCGTCGCGTCGTTCCTGGAACGAGGCGGTTTCGACACGCCGTTTTTCGCGTCGGTCGGATTCTTCGAGTGTCACCGAACCGAAGAGGAGACCGGGCGGTTCGGGTTTCACGGCGCGCAGTACGACTTCGACGATCCCGAGGAGATCCAGCCGCTCCCGTACCTCCCCGACCGGCGGGGGCTCAGACACGATCTCGCCGAGATGCGGGGGATGGTCTACGCAATCGACGACGCCGTCGGGACGATCCTCGATGCCATCGAGGAGGCCGAACTCGCCGACGAGACGGTCGTCGTCTTCACGACGGAACACGGAATCGCGTTTCCCCGGGCGAAGGGGAGCTGCTACGACGCCGGGCTCGAGGCCGCGCTGGTGCTTCGCGTCCCGGACGTCGCAGAGGACGGACGGCGCTACGACGAGTTGCTCAGTAACGTCGACGTGTTGCCGACGCTGCTCGAACTCGTCGACCTCGACGTCCCCGACGAGATCGAGGGACGGAGCTTCCTGGGGCTGCTGACCGATCGGGAGTACGACCCCCGCGAGCGGGTGTTCGCCGAGATGTCCTGGCACGATCTCTACAACCCGGTCAGAGCGATTCGCACTGAGCGGTACAAGTATATCAGAAGTTTCTGGCGCCTCCCGAAGGCGTATCTCCCGAAAGACATCTTCGCCAGCGAGTCCGGTCGAGAGGTCCGCGAGAGATACTGCATCCCGACCAGACCGTACGAGGAGCTGTACGATCTCCGCGATGCACCGCAGGAAGACGACAACGTGGCGTTCGAGCCGCGGTATCAGGACGTCCGCGAGTCGCTATCCCGACAGCTGTACGAATGGATGGACGAGACGGACGATCCGCTACTCGACGGCCCGATCGTCCCCGGAAACTACGAGCAGATGCTCCGGTGGCCTCACGAGTCGGCGTAA
- a CDS encoding glycosyltransferase — protein sequence MHAPALSDRSIEAYADTVEAEQLDRLRSFAEELEDDRILHVNSTATGGGVAELLRSIVPLCNDLGVDTDWLVLDADDEFFAVTKSIHNGLQGDDAPLTDPMKATYRSVTERNAAEVDDEYDLVVLHDPQPLGMIDRLRERLPDAPIVWRCHIDLTDPSPDHLAFVTEYASRVDHAIASRSDYAGVIDVPTRVVHPSIDPLSEKNRSLDEATVSSERDRLYPLSFDAPLVAQVSRFDPWKDQFGTLAAFRRARDEIPGLQLALAGAMAGDDPEALEVYERVAKDAAGEPHVHVLTDLPDTTINALQRGADVVVQKSLREGFGLVVSEALWKRTPVVGSTVGGIPLQIEDGRTGHLVDPDDAQAAGARVVDLLDDDDRRRTFGANGREHVRDRFLLPRQIADLFDVLLDVLDRDR from the coding sequence ATGCACGCCCCAGCGCTATCGGATCGATCGATCGAAGCGTACGCCGACACGGTCGAAGCGGAGCAGCTCGACCGGCTCCGGTCGTTCGCCGAGGAACTCGAAGACGACCGTATCCTCCACGTCAACTCGACTGCGACCGGCGGCGGCGTCGCCGAGCTGCTCCGATCGATCGTCCCGCTGTGTAACGATCTCGGCGTCGACACCGACTGGCTCGTACTGGACGCGGACGACGAGTTTTTCGCCGTCACGAAGTCGATACACAACGGCCTGCAGGGCGACGACGCTCCGCTCACCGACCCGATGAAGGCGACCTATCGCTCGGTCACAGAGCGAAACGCGGCCGAGGTAGACGACGAGTACGACCTCGTCGTGCTACACGATCCACAGCCGCTGGGGATGATCGACCGACTCAGAGAGCGACTGCCCGACGCGCCGATCGTCTGGCGCTGTCACATTGACCTCACCGACCCCTCGCCCGACCACCTCGCGTTCGTCACCGAGTACGCGAGTCGGGTGGATCACGCGATCGCCAGCCGATCCGACTACGCGGGCGTGATCGACGTGCCGACGCGCGTCGTCCACCCCTCGATCGATCCGCTGAGCGAGAAGAACCGGTCGCTCGACGAGGCGACCGTTTCGTCCGAGCGAGACCGACTGTATCCGCTCTCGTTCGACGCGCCGCTCGTCGCGCAGGTCTCCCGCTTCGATCCGTGGAAGGACCAGTTCGGCACGCTGGCGGCGTTCCGCCGGGCCCGCGACGAGATTCCGGGCCTCCAGCTGGCGCTGGCCGGCGCGATGGCCGGCGACGACCCGGAAGCGTTGGAGGTCTACGAGCGTGTGGCCAAAGACGCCGCCGGTGAACCGCACGTACACGTGCTGACAGACCTGCCCGACACGACGATCAACGCCCTGCAGCGCGGCGCGGACGTCGTCGTCCAGAAATCCCTGCGAGAGGGGTTCGGACTGGTCGTCTCCGAGGCGCTCTGGAAGCGCACGCCGGTCGTGGGATCGACCGTCGGCGGCATCCCGCTGCAGATCGAGGACGGGCGAACCGGCCACCTCGTCGACCCGGACGACGCGCAGGCCGCCGGAGCGCGCGTCGTCGACCTCCTCGACGACGACGACCGCCGCCGGACGTTCGGCGCGAACGGTCGCGAGCACGTTCGCGATCGGTTTCTCCTCCCCCGCCAGATCGCCGACCTGTTCGACGTCCTCCTCGACGTTCTGGACCGCGACCGCTGA
- a CDS encoding universal stress protein — MSRIIDSILLPTDGSEGAITGAKHGIALASRTGADVHVLSVVETDAETDELEDAGALSTLEQNAQEATETVARLAREFDDELDVTTTVERGTPFQSIREYAHRRGIDVIAIGTRGRSGLERILLGSVTENVLRTARTPVVAVPPDADVETIDDVAFGDMLLPTDGSEGAAIATEWGIALATLLDSMVHSVYSVDTNAFAGAQDPRELLDALERRGEAALETVRERARSADVTVSGSIASGAPAAVITEYATDQDVDLIVMGTHGRTGIGQWFLGSVTENVVRQTEVPVFCVPVSAPSP, encoded by the coding sequence ATGAGCCGGATCATCGACTCGATACTGCTCCCGACGGATGGCAGCGAGGGAGCGATCACGGGAGCGAAGCACGGCATAGCGCTCGCCTCACGGACGGGCGCGGACGTGCACGTGCTCTCGGTCGTCGAGACGGATGCCGAAACGGACGAGCTCGAGGACGCCGGCGCCCTCTCGACGCTCGAACAGAACGCCCAAGAGGCGACCGAGACGGTCGCACGACTGGCGCGGGAGTTCGACGACGAGCTCGATGTCACGACGACCGTCGAGCGGGGGACGCCGTTCCAGTCGATTCGCGAGTACGCCCACCGGCGCGGTATCGATGTCATCGCTATCGGCACCAGGGGTCGCTCGGGGCTCGAGCGGATCCTCCTCGGCAGCGTCACCGAGAACGTGCTCCGGACGGCGCGAACGCCCGTGGTCGCGGTCCCGCCGGACGCCGACGTCGAAACGATCGACGACGTGGCGTTCGGTGACATGCTACTGCCGACCGACGGCAGCGAGGGGGCGGCGATCGCGACCGAGTGGGGGATCGCACTCGCGACGCTGCTGGATTCGATGGTACACAGCGTGTACTCGGTGGACACGAACGCGTTCGCCGGCGCGCAAGACCCTCGTGAACTCCTCGACGCGCTCGAACGCCGCGGAGAAGCGGCGCTCGAAACGGTCCGGGAGCGCGCCCGATCGGCGGACGTCACCGTCTCCGGTTCGATCGCGAGCGGAGCGCCGGCGGCCGTTATCACCGAGTACGCGACCGACCAGGACGTCGACCTGATCGTCATGGGCACCCACGGACGGACGGGGATCGGACAGTGGTTTCTCGGCAGCGTCACCGAGAACGTCGTTCGGCAGACCGAGGTCCCGGTGTTCTGTGTCCCGGTGAGCGCCCCGTCACCGTGA